Proteins encoded within one genomic window of Prochlorococcus marinus str. MIT 9515:
- a CDS encoding DUF3386 domain-containing protein: MSELDCKEIFQKAYEKRYTWNPDFGGYSGKCVFSVNSNSYEGEFFLGKDFKPDIQNIDDQDIVKSISSQLFEVAIHRVKRNFEEIHSKNNFNLIKDSNSGIEMIVSGKSEGDKYRIKNNCINMVYRKIHGTIIEIFVQEFLNTGSGFLSKKYTSQQIDPITFKAKTKKLEYEDTFINIGSKDIWLLNSRFIKYLNENQEEEIQKFIFEDLCLLS, translated from the coding sequence ATGTCGGAATTAGATTGCAAAGAAATTTTTCAAAAAGCTTATGAAAAAAGGTACACTTGGAATCCTGACTTTGGAGGCTATTCAGGTAAATGCGTTTTCTCTGTAAATAGTAATTCCTATGAGGGTGAGTTCTTTTTAGGGAAAGATTTTAAACCTGATATTCAGAATATTGATGATCAAGATATAGTCAAAAGTATTTCCTCGCAATTATTTGAAGTTGCTATACATCGAGTAAAAAGAAATTTTGAAGAAATTCACTCAAAAAATAACTTTAATTTGATTAAAGATTCAAATAGTGGAATTGAAATGATAGTCTCAGGTAAATCAGAGGGGGACAAATATAGAATCAAAAATAATTGTATAAATATGGTTTATAGAAAAATTCACGGGACCATCATAGAAATTTTTGTGCAAGAATTCTTAAATACCGGGAGTGGATTCTTAAGTAAAAAGTATACGAGTCAACAAATTGATCCAATTACTTTTAAAGCTAAAACCAAAAAGTTAGAATATGAAGATACATTTATAAATATTGGTTCTAAGGATATTTGGTTACTTAATTCTAGATTCATTAAATACTTAAATGAAAACCAAGAAGAAGAAATACAAAAATTTATTTTTGAAGATCTCTGCTTGCTAAGTTAA
- a CDS encoding chlorophyll a/b binding light-harvesting protein: MLQNYGKSDVTYDWYAGNSGVVGRSGKFIAAHAAHAGLMMFWAGAFGLFELARYDASIPMGAQKAIVLPHLAGIGIGGIENGVITEPYGIVVICTLHLIFSAVLGAGGLLHSNKFAGDLGDYPENSKPQKFDFEWDDPDKLTFILGHHLIFLGLGAIMFVEWARIHGIYDPAIGSTRQVVYNLDIAAIWNHQFDFLKIDSLEDIMGGHAFLAFLEIIGGVFHICTKQFGEYTEFKGKGLLGAEAILSYSVVGVSYMAFVAAFWCASNTTIYPVDLYGEPLKLSFEFAPYFTDTVDLGSGAYSSRAWLANTHFYLGFFFLQGHLWHALRAMGFDFKKIGQAFDNMENTKITQN; encoded by the coding sequence GTGTTACAAAACTACGGAAAATCTGATGTTACCTATGACTGGTACGCAGGAAATTCTGGTGTTGTTGGCCGTTCAGGTAAATTCATAGCTGCTCATGCTGCTCATGCAGGACTAATGATGTTCTGGGCAGGGGCTTTTGGATTATTTGAATTAGCTCGTTATGACGCCAGCATTCCTATGGGTGCTCAAAAAGCAATTGTATTACCACATCTAGCGGGTATTGGGATTGGAGGAATTGAAAATGGAGTTATTACAGAACCATACGGTATTGTTGTAATTTGCACATTGCATCTAATCTTCTCAGCAGTATTAGGTGCTGGTGGATTACTTCATTCCAATAAATTTGCAGGTGATCTTGGTGATTATCCAGAGAATAGTAAGCCTCAAAAATTTGACTTTGAGTGGGATGATCCTGATAAGTTGACTTTCATACTTGGTCATCATCTTATTTTCTTGGGCCTTGGAGCAATAATGTTTGTTGAATGGGCTCGTATTCATGGTATTTACGATCCTGCTATTGGTTCAACACGACAAGTTGTCTACAATTTAGATATCGCTGCTATTTGGAATCATCAGTTTGATTTCCTTAAAATTGATAGTCTAGAAGATATTATGGGTGGTCATGCTTTCTTAGCATTCCTAGAAATTATTGGAGGAGTTTTCCATATTTGTACAAAACAATTTGGAGAATATACAGAATTCAAGGGTAAAGGATTATTAGGTGCTGAGGCTATTCTTTCTTACTCAGTAGTTGGAGTTTCTTATATGGCATTTGTAGCAGCTTTCTGGTGTGCTTCAAACACTACTATTTATCCAGTAGATCTTTATGGGGAACCTTTAAAGCTTTCATTTGAATTTGCTCCTTATTTTACTGACACTGTTGATTTAGGATCCGGAGCATATAGTTCAAGAGCATGGCTTGCCAATACTCACTTCTATTTAGGATTCTTTTTCTTACAAGGACATTTATGGCATGCTTTAAGAGCTATGGGATTTGATTTCAAGAAAATTGGTCAAGCGTTTGACAATATGGAAAATACAAAAATTACACAAAATTAG
- the fldA gene encoding flavodoxin FldA encodes MTVGIYYATTTGKTEDVADRLHNFISSAESPKDVSDVDDLSEFEGLDGIICGIPTWNTGADEERSGTAWDSILEDIGELSLSGKKVAIFGLGDSSTYTENYCDAMEELHSYFTKAGADMVGYVDKSSYTFDESKSVIGESFCGLPLDEDSESDLTDSRLETWASQLKGEIPSLG; translated from the coding sequence ATGACTGTAGGAATTTATTACGCAACTACAACTGGAAAAACAGAAGACGTAGCTGATCGTCTTCACAACTTTATTTCTTCAGCAGAATCACCTAAGGATGTATCTGATGTTGATGACCTTTCAGAATTTGAAGGGCTTGATGGGATCATTTGCGGTATCCCTACATGGAATACCGGAGCCGATGAGGAAAGATCCGGAACTGCTTGGGATTCAATACTTGAGGATATTGGAGAGCTAAGTTTGTCTGGTAAGAAAGTAGCTATTTTTGGCTTAGGAGATTCATCTACCTACACTGAAAACTATTGCGATGCAATGGAAGAACTTCATAGCTATTTCACAAAAGCAGGTGCTGATATGGTTGGCTACGTTGACAAGTCTTCCTATACATTTGATGAGTCAAAGAGTGTAATAGGTGAAAGCTTTTGTGGCTTGCCACTTGACGAAGATAGTGAATCTGATTTAACAGATTCTCGCCTAGAAACATGGGCTTCTCAATTAAAAGGTGAAATCCCTTCTCTGGGGTAA
- a CDS encoding AhpC/TSA family protein: MINKNQKNILNKLIEDFNFSSSKKYKLISIFGLLGDFDSFEYAINLKNFIDDNQNTDVDIFAIAIGNNIGKEKFCKFTGFPNNNLAVVNDNKLHQDLMVSKGVDIGLGGWINMLIMLSGINSLKTIKEVIRGYTGDKNAKQIFSDEDQINLLNLIKFSGVFFKYTFGNGYLRPFELATYRLNNMIEILKNWNDYIIDNKYLPQRGASFLLNDQDQILYTYFSNDVLGYSSKMEDPIAFLTEKCR, translated from the coding sequence ATGATTAATAAAAATCAAAAAAACATTCTTAATAAGCTAATTGAAGATTTTAATTTTTCCAGCTCAAAAAAATATAAATTAATTTCAATATTTGGACTTTTAGGCGATTTTGATAGTTTTGAATATGCAATTAATTTAAAAAATTTTATAGACGATAATCAAAATACAGATGTAGATATTTTTGCAATCGCAATTGGAAATAATATTGGGAAAGAAAAATTTTGCAAATTCACAGGATTTCCAAATAATAATTTAGCAGTTGTCAATGATAATAAACTTCACCAAGATCTTATGGTTTCAAAAGGGGTTGATATAGGTTTAGGAGGTTGGATTAATATGTTAATTATGTTATCTGGAATAAATTCACTAAAAACCATTAAGGAGGTTATTAGGGGGTACACAGGTGATAAAAATGCAAAGCAAATTTTTTCTGATGAAGACCAAATAAACTTATTAAATTTAATCAAATTTTCTGGAGTTTTTTTTAAATATACTTTTGGAAACGGTTATTTAAGACCTTTTGAATTAGCTACATATAGATTAAATAACATGATAGAAATTCTTAAGAACTGGAATGACTATATTATTGATAATAAGTATTTACCTCAAAGGGGCGCTTCATTTCTTTTAAATGATCAAGATCAAATTTTATATACATATTTTTCAAATGATGTACTCGGTTATTCTTCTAAAATGGAAGACCCAATTGCTTTTTTAACTGAGAAATGTAGATAA
- a CDS encoding SemiSWEET family sugar transporter, whose translation MNSLNIEFFGYFAAILTTAAFLPQLIKTLKTKKAEDVSLITLIMFITGVVSWIIYGYKISSSPILIANIITLILNLLILISKIYYSKK comes from the coding sequence ATGAACTCTTTGAATATTGAATTTTTCGGATATTTTGCAGCAATTTTAACCACTGCTGCATTTTTACCTCAATTAATTAAAACCCTAAAGACAAAAAAAGCAGAGGATGTTTCTTTAATTACTTTAATAATGTTTATTACTGGAGTAGTTTCTTGGATTATATATGGATATAAGATTTCATCATCACCAATTCTTATTGCAAATATAATTACTCTTATACTTAATTTACTTATCTTGATTTCAAAAATCTATTATTCTAAAAAATAA
- a CDS encoding AEC family transporter yields MGLLLKEGIDFDLIKTALIAFFAIGFLIILINYFSITKTILPNYSLQLAGLIGNTSFLGIPIALALLPTSTINFTIGFDLGTTLFAWIFGPYLLQKKTNNNTVLNLKKLLNAILNSPASRGIVGVLIVYLFGLENILGDYLWIPARIVIVLAIVVVGTRLGIITNSKTKFFNLNKDIKYSIILKLIILPLIIFILSKILSFSSNEVSAMVLQAGTPSAVSTILMAEAYKKNQKIAATILFTTTLISIITIPILASLMSFSQ; encoded by the coding sequence ATGGGACTCTTATTAAAAGAGGGAATTGATTTTGATTTAATTAAAACTGCTTTGATTGCTTTTTTTGCAATTGGATTTTTAATAATTCTAATTAATTATTTTTCAATTACTAAAACCATACTTCCTAACTACTCTTTACAATTAGCTGGCTTAATAGGTAATACTTCATTTCTTGGGATCCCTATTGCGCTAGCGCTTCTTCCAACAAGTACTATTAACTTTACTATAGGTTTTGACTTGGGAACAACATTATTTGCTTGGATATTTGGGCCCTACTTATTACAAAAAAAAACTAATAACAATACCGTCCTAAATTTAAAAAAACTTTTAAATGCAATACTAAACAGTCCTGCCTCAAGAGGCATAGTTGGTGTCTTGATTGTATATCTTTTTGGGTTGGAAAACATATTGGGAGATTATCTATGGATTCCAGCAAGAATAGTAATTGTTTTAGCAATAGTTGTTGTTGGAACAAGATTAGGAATAATCACAAATAGCAAAACTAAATTTTTTAATTTGAATAAAGATATTAAATATTCAATAATTTTGAAATTAATTATTTTGCCTCTAATTATATTTATTCTTAGCAAAATACTTAGCTTTAGCTCAAATGAGGTTTCAGCAATGGTTCTTCAGGCAGGAACGCCATCTGCTGTATCAACTATCTTAATGGCTGAAGCTTACAAAAAAAATCAAAAAATTGCAGCCACAATTCTTTTTACAACAACATTAATTTCAATTATTACAATACCCATTTTGGCAAGTTTGATGAGTTTTTCTCAATAA
- a CDS encoding ArnT family glycosyltransferase translates to MILLKSEKRLFINSKKRLFTFLIILVFGIIIFLFGLGSTGLVDETPPLFAAAGKAMSESGDWLTPKVNGILRFDKPPLIYWLMGLFYSLPKNELWDSFGTIAARLPSALASLFLMLIIGDTIYCWPQKGVRKSSTPIVASLGFALSPLIIVWSRTAVSDALLCGTLGISLLLFWRRMASNKKDNCISPWVFMGLAILTKGPVAFVLATLTISSFLFTQKNWKKLLDKINLKKGVLVTVLISLPWYVLELIKEGKPFWDSFFGYHNFQRYTSVVNNHSEPIWFFLYIMVVGSLPFTPFLFHGILEAYKDLITSLKKGCIPSESLFIYCLCWLGSVFVFFSISATKLPSYWLPAIPAAAILVSNSYTKIQNQKKVFSSLWIINLLILLGLSIAFFLSNIWLDAINDPEMPNLASNLLSTGIILKARLFFVAFTIIGIVLFVLRSPKTLIYLQIIFFIGQAFLMPPIRKLGDTSRQLPLRNISKQILNSREEGETLAMIGIRKPSLHFYTKQIVFYESSAAEGVINLFERFKFERRTNFQDKPNYEHEYFLVVIDKYSAKKEHWSNMKHQKLGSHGIYHLWRIKKSELNAQSIDLLNDGFEANWRKKRVEKF, encoded by the coding sequence ATGATACTTTTAAAGTCTGAAAAAAGATTATTTATTAACTCTAAAAAAAGGTTATTTACTTTTTTAATAATTTTGGTATTTGGAATAATAATTTTTCTTTTCGGTTTAGGCTCTACCGGATTAGTGGATGAAACCCCTCCTCTTTTTGCAGCGGCCGGGAAAGCAATGAGCGAATCAGGTGATTGGTTAACCCCAAAAGTAAATGGGATTTTACGTTTTGATAAGCCACCCCTTATATATTGGCTAATGGGCTTGTTCTATTCACTACCCAAAAACGAATTATGGGATAGCTTTGGAACAATTGCAGCAAGACTTCCTTCAGCATTGGCTTCATTATTTTTGATGCTAATAATTGGGGATACAATTTATTGTTGGCCTCAAAAGGGTGTAAGAAAATCATCAACTCCGATAGTGGCCTCTTTAGGATTTGCCTTGTCTCCATTAATAATCGTTTGGAGCAGAACTGCTGTAAGTGATGCTTTATTATGTGGAACTTTAGGGATAAGCCTTCTTTTGTTTTGGAGAAGAATGGCTAGTAATAAAAAAGATAATTGTATATCTCCTTGGGTTTTTATGGGGCTCGCGATTTTAACCAAAGGACCAGTAGCTTTTGTTCTTGCCACTTTGACTATTTCATCTTTTTTGTTCACTCAAAAGAATTGGAAGAAGTTGCTTGACAAAATAAACCTTAAAAAAGGAGTTTTAGTTACAGTTTTGATAAGTTTACCTTGGTATGTTTTAGAGCTGATAAAGGAAGGTAAACCGTTTTGGGATAGTTTTTTTGGATATCATAATTTCCAGAGATATACATCAGTAGTTAATAATCATTCAGAACCTATTTGGTTTTTTTTATACATAATGGTTGTAGGATCATTACCTTTTACTCCTTTTTTATTTCACGGAATATTAGAGGCTTATAAAGACTTAATAACTAGTTTAAAAAAAGGTTGCATACCTTCAGAAAGTTTATTTATTTATTGTTTATGTTGGTTAGGTTCAGTATTTGTTTTTTTCAGCATTTCTGCAACAAAACTTCCTAGCTACTGGCTCCCTGCAATTCCAGCAGCGGCAATTTTGGTAAGTAATAGTTACACGAAAATTCAAAATCAAAAAAAAGTATTTTCATCTTTGTGGATTATTAATCTTCTAATTCTGCTTGGGTTATCAATAGCCTTCTTTCTATCAAATATTTGGTTGGATGCAATAAATGATCCTGAGATGCCAAATCTTGCTTCAAATTTATTGAGTACTGGAATAATACTTAAGGCAAGATTGTTTTTCGTTGCCTTTACAATTATTGGAATTGTTTTGTTTGTCTTAAGATCTCCAAAGACTCTTATTTATCTTCAAATAATATTCTTTATAGGGCAAGCCTTTTTAATGCCACCAATTAGGAAATTAGGAGACACCTCTAGGCAATTACCCTTACGAAATATTTCTAAACAAATTCTAAATTCTCGTGAGGAAGGTGAAACTCTTGCAATGATTGGAATTAGAAAACCCTCATTGCATTTCTACACTAAACAGATTGTTTTTTATGAATCTAGTGCTGCGGAGGGAGTAATTAATTTGTTCGAGAGATTTAAATTTGAAAGAAGGACTAATTTTCAAGATAAACCAAACTATGAACATGAATACTTTTTGGTTGTAATAGATAAATATTCAGCTAAAAAAGAGCATTGGTCAAATATGAAACATCAAAAATTAGGTTCTCATGGAATTTATCATCTATGGAGGATCAAAAAAAGTGAATTGAATGCTCAATCAATAGATTTGCTAAATGATGGTTTTGAGGCTAACTGGAGAAAAAAACGAGTCGAAAAATTTTAA
- a CDS encoding glycosyltransferase family 4 protein — protein MNIVLISTPIGFLGSGKGGGVELTLNSLVSGLLAKGHTVDVVAPKNSKLLETSKKANIHFVEGEEQKSWQHRDYYSAVCIPDNSLLSGMIEKAIAIAKKSDIILNFSYDWLPIWMTLNINIPIAHIISMGSESSVISNLISNVYSKYPRNFAFHSKIQASDYPFIKNPIIIGNGFKLDNYIFQDCKDGPLGWVGRVAPEKGLEDAAYVANAIGEKLNVWGIVQDESYAKKIEELFSQGTIEWRGFLETEQLQKELGTCRALLNTPKWNEAYGNVVVEALACGVPVVTYKRGGPSEIIQHGKTGYLTKPDDKESLLSYLNIIDKIDRKNCRKWVEDNASSNIFTSKVVNWLNTVIKEYQFKNHI, from the coding sequence ATGAATATAGTTTTAATCAGTACTCCTATTGGGTTTTTGGGAAGTGGGAAAGGTGGAGGAGTTGAACTTACTCTTAATTCATTAGTGAGTGGTCTGCTGGCAAAAGGTCATACCGTAGATGTAGTTGCCCCCAAAAATTCTAAATTGTTAGAAACTAGTAAAAAAGCAAACATACATTTTGTAGAAGGAGAAGAGCAAAAAAGTTGGCAACATCGTGATTATTATTCTGCGGTATGCATACCAGATAATTCACTCTTATCAGGGATGATTGAAAAAGCAATAGCTATTGCAAAGAAATCAGATATAATTTTGAATTTTTCTTACGATTGGTTACCTATTTGGATGACTCTAAATATAAATATTCCAATCGCACATATTATTAGTATGGGTTCTGAAAGTTCTGTGATAAGTAATTTAATATCAAATGTTTACTCTAAATATCCTCGTAACTTTGCTTTTCATTCAAAGATACAAGCCTCTGATTATCCTTTTATTAAAAATCCAATTATTATTGGAAACGGATTTAAATTAGACAATTATATTTTTCAAGATTGTAAGGACGGCCCTTTGGGCTGGGTAGGAAGGGTTGCTCCTGAAAAGGGTTTAGAGGATGCAGCTTATGTAGCAAATGCAATTGGTGAAAAACTTAATGTTTGGGGAATAGTTCAAGATGAGTCATATGCAAAGAAAATTGAGGAATTATTTTCTCAAGGAACTATAGAATGGAGAGGTTTTTTAGAAACGGAACAGCTACAAAAAGAACTTGGTACTTGCAGAGCTTTACTTAATACCCCTAAATGGAACGAGGCTTACGGAAATGTAGTTGTTGAGGCATTGGCTTGCGGAGTGCCTGTCGTAACTTATAAAAGGGGAGGACCGAGTGAAATTATTCAGCATGGCAAAACAGGTTATCTCACTAAGCCCGATGATAAAGAAAGCCTTCTCTCTTATCTGAATATTATCGATAAGATTGATAGAAAAAATTGTAGAAAATGGGTTGAGGATAATGCTTCCTCAAATATATTTACAAGTAAAGTTGTGAACTGGCTAAATACAGTTATTAAAGAATATCAATTTAAAAATCATATTTAA
- a CDS encoding DMT family transporter → MNSILNWFLMILPFALWGTSMAAMTPLVSSGGADLVASLRLLPAGILVLITTYLTKRDLKIYKCDLKWFLVFTIVDATFFQLFLTYGISKTGAGLGSVLIDSQPLLVALLARAIFGNLINPIGWLGLLFGLGGIIFLGVPKELLESWWLMSDKSINDIAFNVGELWMLGAAFAMALGTILIRFTCTKSDPVAVTGWHMVLGSVPLIIKHCLQTNFELIPNWSILDWGLMSFASIFGGALAYGLFFYFANNKEITGFSTLAFLTPIFALLSGGFYLNERLTIIQWIGVAFVLISVFFVSQRKSLWELSNTKTNI, encoded by the coding sequence CCCCTTAGTTTCTAGTGGGGGAGCTGATTTAGTCGCGTCATTAAGATTGCTGCCTGCAGGGATTCTTGTTCTTATTACAACATATTTAACTAAAAGAGATTTAAAAATTTATAAGTGCGATTTGAAATGGTTCTTGGTTTTTACAATAGTAGATGCGACTTTTTTTCAATTATTTTTAACATATGGGATCTCAAAGACAGGGGCTGGTCTTGGATCTGTTTTGATTGATTCTCAACCCTTGTTGGTAGCCCTATTGGCAAGAGCAATTTTTGGTAATTTAATTAATCCAATTGGATGGCTAGGATTACTTTTTGGTTTAGGTGGAATTATATTTTTAGGAGTTCCAAAAGAACTTTTGGAAAGTTGGTGGTTAATGTCTGATAAGAGTATTAACGATATTGCATTTAATGTTGGAGAATTGTGGATGCTTGGAGCTGCCTTCGCAATGGCCTTAGGAACAATTTTGATTAGATTTACTTGTACTAAAAGTGATCCAGTTGCAGTAACTGGATGGCATATGGTTTTAGGTAGTGTTCCTTTGATTATTAAACATTGTTTGCAAACAAATTTTGAATTAATACCGAATTGGTCAATACTTGATTGGGGATTAATGTCATTTGCAAGTATCTTTGGAGGGGCGTTGGCATATGGATTATTCTTCTATTTTGCAAATAATAAAGAAATAACAGGATTTAGCACTCTTGCTTTTTTAACTCCGATATTTGCACTCCTAAGTGGTGGTTTCTATCTAAATGAAAGATTAACAATCATTCAATGGATAGGAGTCGCATTTGTTCTGATTTCAGTTTTCTTTGTAAGCCAGAGAAAGTCTTTGTGGGAACTTTCCAATACAAAGACTAATATTTAG